One genomic segment of Sorex araneus isolate mSorAra2 chromosome X, mSorAra2.pri, whole genome shotgun sequence includes these proteins:
- the RTL4 gene encoding retrotransposon Gag-like protein 4 yields MEKCTQSPPILKVEHLSLQAENMILESQWDHPTKENPDLRSQAISAVDITEMSESHSFGYPSQVPGDDSANISKFLAQMTTCLSTTKLPKSPNDDQAKVCFDHKSQQMESCQVISGPYQSTLMKQNEKYILEFLCEPTNREVNSLENIKVDKGDNPQQNAIIFKHLSSNETNQRDHSQEELPDSIEKEVSGTGIMDNLPDLITQCIQLDKKCNNKPELLQSETQLPMLTSLVCNQALYNPKDSCKENSIQLHGGHPLRTPVKRAHQQETHLCLYCSQSDHFTRDCLAKRFRAPQRINNPTHK; encoded by the coding sequence ATGGAGAAATGCACACAATCACCACCTATCTTGAAAGTAGAACACCTATCTCTTCAGGCAGAGAACATGATTCTAGAGTCACAATGGGATCATCCAACCAAGGAGAACCCTGACCTGAGGAGCCAAGCCATATCTGCCGTGGACATCACAGAGATGTCTGAATCCCACTCATTTGGGTATCCCTCCCAGGTTCCTGGTGATGATTCTGCcaatatatcaaagtttcttgcTCAGATGACCACCTGCTTGTCAACAACCAAGTTGCCTAAATCTCCAAATGATGATCAAGCAAAGGTGTGTTTTGACCACAAATCTCAGCAAATGGAAAGTTGTCAGGTCATATCTGGACCTTACCAAAGTACTTTGAtgaaacaaaatgagaaatatattctTGAATTTCTTTGTGAACCCACCAATCGGGAAGTAAACTCTCTGGAAAACATAAAGGTTGATAAAGGTGACAATCCCCAGCAGAATGCTATTATTTTCAAACATCTGAGCAGCAATGAAACCAACCAGAGAGATCATTCCCAAGAGGAATTACCTGACTCCATTGAAAAGGAAGTGAGTGGCACAGGTATAATGGACAACCTTCCAGACCTGATAACTCAGTGTATTCAGTTAGACAAGAAATGCAACAACAAGCCAGAGCTCCTACAGTCAGAGACCCAGCTTCCAATGTTGACTTCTCTGGTATGCAACCAAGCTCTCTACAACCCCAAAGAttcatgcaaggaaaattctATACAGTTGCATGGAGGCCATCCCCTTCGTACCCCAGTCAAAAGAGCCCATCAGCAAGAAACTCACTTGTGCCTGTACTGCAGCCAGTCTGATCATTTCACAAGAGATTGCCTTGCCAAACGTTTTAGAGCCCCCCAAAGGATAAATAACCCAACACATAAGTAA